In Armatimonadota bacterium, the genomic stretch CTGGCTAAGGCTCGAAAGGAGGAAGAAGACAATGCTTCGCATTAAGCTCGTCAAGAGCCTGATCGGTCAAAAGCCGACCAACAAGGCTACGCTATTTTCGATGGGACTTCGCCGAGTTGGCGCGTCCGTCGATCTGCCAAACAACGACTGCACCAAGGGCATGATCCACAAGGTCAAGCACATGGTCACCGTCGAAGAGGTGAAATCTAAGTAATGAGTTTGCACAAACTGACCCCAAATGATGGGTCGACGAAGCGACGACGACGCGTTTGCCGAGGTATCGGCAGCGGCCTCGGAAAAACCGGCGGCCGAGGTACCAAAGGCCAAAAGGCTCGTCGACAAATTCCT encodes the following:
- the rpmD gene encoding 50S ribosomal protein L30, translated to MLRIKLVKSLIGQKPTNKATLFSMGLRRVGASVDLPNNDCTKGMIHKVKHMVTVEEVKSK